A region of Dioscorea cayenensis subsp. rotundata cultivar TDr96_F1 chromosome 5, TDr96_F1_v2_PseudoChromosome.rev07_lg8_w22 25.fasta, whole genome shotgun sequence DNA encodes the following proteins:
- the LOC120262073 gene encoding protein STRUBBELIG-RECEPTOR FAMILY 2-like, whose amino-acid sequence MGLNGFLGSQLSSFLSLQQLDVSFNNIGGEIPSALPPNTIFLNLAINNFSNSIPYSLHSLKSLKLLNVSHNFFSGPIGNMFTDMQSLEKLDLSFNHFSGDLPNGFSSFTNLHELYLQDNRFTGSVNFLAQLPLSVLNLENNNFSGSIPEQFESIQEFRYSGNQFQTGLMPPKPPLNEGAHPLSTPNENISGPFTTSNPFNYSSLQLRNHKRRILRSWAVAVVAVVLIALFVATATIVNIYREQIVHICRQQKSNFNTDKISNDSLLSLPVTVPTVPALNLDQWAIGSPSTSTNRRSSIHHKKPEGWSKRKVTCRKPRNQPTAKIYKASELSIATNNFSQERLLGAGPNGCVYRAEFSDGQVVAVKRIDMLPLAVHEEDDFLDLVWNMSRLQHQNITSLLGYCVDQGQYSLVYEYASGRSLADALFSSNDTCKALSWKARVKISLGVAHAIEYLHCLCIPPIAHGSIKASNILLGNQYAPQLTDCGIATLRPLIEPKPEASELRNHINCYAAPESSVPRNDEVKSDVYSFGVILLEILTGKRAFDISRRKHEQFLVNWASSRLHDFSLLEDIVDPSIRDTIPPEVLSRFADIILLCIQPQPEFRMGMTEIVGKFVHLVQKMGHDASDSDLNMSDLSFKSTVAYFE is encoded by the exons ATGGGGCTCAATGGCTTCCTGGGTTCGCAGCTATCCAGTTTCTTGTCATTGCAACAACT GGATGTGAGTTTTAATAACATCGGTGGTGAGATTCCATCTGCATTGCCCCCAAACACCATCTTCTT GAACTTAGCTATCAATAATTTCAGTAATAGCATCCCATATTCACTGCATTCTCTGAAGTCTCTTAAACTCCT GAATGTGAGCCATAACTTCTTCTCTGGACCTATTGGTAATATGTTTACTGATATGCAAAGCTTGGAAAAATT GGATCTGTCATTCAATCACTTTTCTGGTGACCTACCAAACGGGTTTTCTTCCTTTACAAATCTTCATGAACT TTATCTACAGGACAACCGCTTCACAGGATCTGTGAATTTTCTTGCACAGCTGCCCTTGTCTGTTCT GAATCTCGAGAATAACAATTTTAGCGGATCTATCCCAGAGCAATTTGAATCTATTCAGGAATTCAG GTACAGTGGAAATCAGTTCCAAACTGGTTTAATGCCCCCTAAACCTCCATTAAATGAAGGTGCCCATCCTCTATCAACACCTAATGAGAACATCAGCGGCCCATTCACTACCTCAAATCCTTTCAATTATTCTTCTCTCCAACTGAGAAACCATAAACGGAGAATCTTAAGGTCATGGGCTGTAGCagttgttgctgttgttttaATAGCCTTGTTTGTTGCAACTGCCACAATAGTGAACATCTACAGAGAACAAATAGTACACATCTGCAGACAGCAAAAGTCCAACTTCAATACAGATAAGATCAGCAACGATTCTTTGCTTTCACTTCCTGTGACTGTACCAACTG TTCCTGCATTAAACCTGGATCAGTGGGCAATAGGTTCTCCCTCTACGTCTACGAATAGGCGTTCCTCAATTCATCACAAAAAGCCGGAGGGGTGGTCAAAAAGGAAAGTTACTTGTAGGAAACCCAGAAACCAACCAACTGCTAAGATATACAAAGCTTCTGAACTAAGCATTGCCACTAACAATTTCAGTCAGGAAAGACTTCTTGGGGCGGGCCCTAATGGTTGTGTCTACCGAGCTGAATTCTCTGATGGTCAg GTAGTAGCTGTCAAGAGGATTGACATGCTACCACTGGCTGtgcatgaagaagatgattttcTAGATTTAGTATGGAATATGAGCCGCTTGCAACACCAGAATATCACCAGCCTTTTAGGTTATTGTGTGGACCAAGGCCAATACAGTCTTGTGTATGAGTATGCCAGTGGCCGGTCTCTTGCTGATGCCTTGTTTTCTTCCAATGATACCTGTAAGGCTCTTTCCTGGAAAGCTCGGGTGAAGATTTCCCTTGGTGTAGCCCATGCTATAGA GTATTTGCATTGTCTATGCATTCCTCCAATTGCACATGGGAGTATCAAGGCAAGCAACATTTTGCTTGGCAACCAGTATGCTCCCCAACTCACTGATTGTGGAATAGCTACGCTAAGGCCTCTCATCGAACCTAAGCCGGAG GCTAGTGAACTGAGAAATCACATTAATTGTTATGCCGCCCCTGAGAGTAGTGTTCCTAGAAATGATGAGGTGAAGAGTGACGTTTACAGCTTTGGTGTGATTTTGCTTGAGATTTTAACAGGAAAGAGGGCTTTTGACAT TTCAAGGAGGAAGCACGAGCAATTTCTGGTTAACTGGGCTTCCTCTCGTCTCCATGACTTCAGCTTGCTGGAAGATATTGTTGATCCTTCAATTAGAGACACCATTCCTCCCGAGGTCCTTTCTCGATTTGCTGACATAATCCTGCTCTGCATTCAA CCACAGCCTGAATTTCGTATGGGAATGACTGAGATCGTGGGGAAGTTTGTCCATCTGGTTCAAAAGATGGGCCATGATGCATCTGATTCTGATCTTAATATGTCTGATCTTTCATTCAAATCAACTGTTGCCTATTTTGAGTAA